The following is a genomic window from Verrucomicrobiota bacterium.
CAGAATTCCGATCAGGTCCCATGCGTTGAGGAAGTGAGCTGAGTTTGCTATTGCCAGCAATATGGCAATACTGAGAACCACATTGGCAGCGCCTTGAAACTGGAAAAACCAGAACATTTTTAGTGAAGCCTGATCTCCCCAAGATTTAATGATTTCAAGGTAGCGTTTGTCGTCTTTTTCTTTAGAGACCCGGATCAGCAGGTGGGTGCCAAGGCGCAAGGACCAGAGGGTAACGATGATTGCAGTAAGCCATTTTCTATTGGAATCACCGGTGCTCAACAAAATGGTGTATAAGACAGCGAGTAAACCTATACTGTAAGCCCAAACCACATCCACAATGGCTGCTTTGCCGATATACTCGGAAAGGCACCAGGTGGCAATCATCAGAATGATGAGCGCCAGCCAACCGATAAGTAATGTAGATATTAAATCCATCAGGAAGCGGCTTGAACCTGTAGCTTTTGTGATTCTTGTTGAGCAAAAAAGTTCTCGAACTTGTAGGAAGTAATATCCGGTTTACCGAAAACGAGTTGTACTACATTGACATGTCTCTCCAAAAATCCTGCCTCGCAGTAGGAAAGATAAAAATTCCATCTTCGGATAAACGAATCGCATAAATTTTCTAGTGTGGATGCAGTGAGATTGTTATTAAATTGTTCCCGCCAACAGGCCAGTGTCTTGGCGTAGTGCAAGCCAAACGACTCCATATGGTAGAGATCCCAACCTACATTTTCTTTAGCGATCGAATCCGTGATACTGTCTATGGAAGGCAGGTGTCCGCCTGTGAAAATATACTTTCTGATCCAATCCACTTTATGGGTGTAGGCGTCGTAAAGTGAATTGGGGCAAGTGATTACTTGGTAGGCCGCCAGCCCATCGGGTGAGAGCAATTTGTTACACTGACTGAAGTAGTTGCCCAGATAACGATGCCCAACGGCCTCGAGCATTTCGATGGACACTATACGATCATAGATACCTGTCAGAGTTCGGTAGTCCTGGAACCTTATATCGATGTGGTTTTCAAGTTCGAGAGCTCTCACTCGCTCAAGCGCTAATTGGTATTGTTCTTTTGAAATGGTAGTGGTTGTGATCTTGCAGCCATATTCCCGTGCAGCGTGAATAGCGAAACCTCCCCAACCGGTACCAATTTCCAGCAAATGGTGGTGGCTCTGCAGATTTATCTTCCTGCAGATGCGATCATATTTTTCTCTTTGCGCATCTGATAAATCCTGATCTTTGTGAGTAAAAAATGCTGAAGAATAAGTCATACTCGAATCCAGAAAGCTTTGGTAAAAGAAGTTACCCAGATCATAGTGAAAACTGATGTTCTCGCGGCTTTGATCAATCGAGTTCCTGTTTCGGAAATGCCTCACACGCTCGAAAAAAAGCAACGCTGACTGGGCCAGTTTTGAAAATACAGGATGGGCGGCACTTTTGAAGAATGTCTGGTTGATCAAGAGCCAACGAATCAACCCAGCTAGATCTTCGGTATCCCATTTCTTGTGTTCATAGCTTTCACCCAGGCCGATATCATTCTTAAGGACAAGGTCCTGAAACAGACTTTCGTCATAGACATGCCATTGGGCGATATTGCCTGAGTTTGGTGAGCCAAAAACTCGGGTCTCTCCGCGGGGAAGCTTCATTTCGAGGCACCCGGTTTGAGCTTTATCGAATGTTTTAAATATGAGGTTTTTGTAGAATTCTTTCATGTCGGTATAGAAATAAGTCGAATCAGTGCTTCAGGTAGGGTCTAACGCCAGTTTGCAACTCCGGATGATTGGCCTTGGCTCGCACTGGGATTTTTTTGAGATATAACTTCAAAGCCTCCCAATGGATGCTCAGAACTATACCTAAAGTAATGAATGGAAAGAAGAGGGTGTATTTTAATAGATTAAGATTGCTCAGCTCTTTCTTCTTTCCTGCAAGGGAACTGAAAAAATAGGTCCCTTCGGAGTCGGACTCGTTGATGGATATTGAGAGGTTTTGATCCGGAGTTCTTACATTAAAATGCAACCGTGTATCCAGATCACTGAACGGAGAAATGTAGAAGTGTTTGTTCTGAGAATCCTTGTATGCCCCGACCTCCAGTTTATCGCTTTTTAGCAGATACAATTTTTGTTCATTGAAGGTGTTGGCAACCTCTGAAATGAGGCACAAAGGATTGTTTTCCTCATCTGCCACAAAATAAAATGACACCGGGTTGAAGGTATGGCCCCAGGTGCGCAAGTGCGTAAGCAGGGAAATGCGACCGACGGGTCCGGTGATGCCATTGGCACGAAGGAAAATCTCAACATTTTCTCGCGGGGTAGTACCCCCCTGCGTAAAATAATCCGAGTCGCGGTAGCTGTAAATATTGGATCGATTATGGCTGAGAAAGAGTAATTTTCCCGGTAGCGATTCCAGTTCATCCAAATCCACCATAAACATAAATACACGATAGGAAAAACTGTGTTTTTTAGGCCGCTTCCGCGAATGCCCTACCTTACAGCTATACAAACAGGAGTTCATGCTTGGTGTCCTTGATTTTTATG
Proteins encoded in this region:
- a CDS encoding DUF1295 domain-containing protein produces the protein MDLISTLLIGWLALIILMIATWCLSEYIGKAAIVDVVWAYSIGLLAVLYTILLSTGDSNRKWLTAIIVTLWSLRLGTHLLIRVSKEKDDKRYLEIIKSWGDQASLKMFWFFQFQGAANVVLSIAILLAIANSAHFLNAWDLIGILIAGLAVAGEGLSDWQLKQFRQDPTNNGKTCRRGLWRYSRHPNYFFEWMFWCSLPFFAVGHPFGWLGWISPAAMFYILVKVTGIPPTEKQSLISRGDDYRRYQKETSSFFPWFPKKRTTHIR
- a CDS encoding DUF1365 domain-containing protein; this encodes MNSCLYSCKVGHSRKRPKKHSFSYRVFMFMVDLDELESLPGKLLFLSHNRSNIYSYRDSDYFTQGGTTPRENVEIFLRANGITGPVGRISLLTHLRTWGHTFNPVSFYFVADEENNPLCLISEVANTFNEQKLYLLKSDKLEVGAYKDSQNKHFYISPFSDLDTRLHFNVRTPDQNLSISINESDSEGTYFFSSLAGKKKELSNLNLLKYTLFFPFITLGIVLSIHWEALKLYLKKIPVRAKANHPELQTGVRPYLKH
- a CDS encoding cyclopropane-fatty-acyl-phospholipid synthase, which gives rise to MKEFYKNLIFKTFDKAQTGCLEMKLPRGETRVFGSPNSGNIAQWHVYDESLFQDLVLKNDIGLGESYEHKKWDTEDLAGLIRWLLINQTFFKSAAHPVFSKLAQSALLFFERVRHFRNRNSIDQSRENISFHYDLGNFFYQSFLDSSMTYSSAFFTHKDQDLSDAQREKYDRICRKINLQSHHHLLEIGTGWGGFAIHAAREYGCKITTTTISKEQYQLALERVRALELENHIDIRFQDYRTLTGIYDRIVSIEMLEAVGHRYLGNYFSQCNKLLSPDGLAAYQVITCPNSLYDAYTHKVDWIRKYIFTGGHLPSIDSITDSIAKENVGWDLYHMESFGLHYAKTLACWREQFNNNLTASTLENLCDSFIRRWNFYLSYCEAGFLERHVNVVQLVFGKPDITSYKFENFFAQQESQKLQVQAAS